The Procambarus clarkii isolate CNS0578487 chromosome 64, FALCON_Pclarkii_2.0, whole genome shotgun sequence genome includes a window with the following:
- the LOC123768979 gene encoding alpha-L-fucosidase: protein MCRLSLLIFVFGAALGVYEPTWDSLDTRPLPPWYDSSKIGIMICWGLYSVPSYGNEWFWNAWQSTHNPNYVKFMEDNFKPNFTYQDFAAEFTAEFYNPDEWARMFAASGARYTVFVAKHHEGYTMWPSTFSWNWNSVDVGPRRDLFGDLAKAIRSTAPHIHVGVYHSLFEWYNPLYLEDKSQQYMSNNFVTRKTLPELYELVNNYHPEVIWSDGDWEAEDWYWNSTIFLAWLFNDSPVKDTVVVNDRWGKGIGCHHGSFYNCEDRYNPGVLQPHKWENAMTLDKHSWGYRREAPATDYLTIHDLLTTLAQTISCGGNLLVNVGPTHDGRIPPIMEERLRQLGSWLDINGDAVYDSTPWTHQNDSVTPGVWYTQKGNLVYSIVLSWPKGDTLTLGSVLSTSQTSVTMLGYSGSRLEFMDGADGLKVTFPRMSQVTSQWVWVLAMSGVTPAQTSDTAEYEAILQLFT, encoded by the exons ATGTGTCGCCTGTCACTTCTCATCTTTGTGTTTG GAGCGGCCCTGGGGGTCTACGAGCCCACCTGGGACTCGCTGGACACACGGCCGCTGCCTCCCTGGTATGACTCGTCCAAGATTGGCATCATGATCTGCTGGGGGTTATATTCAGTCCCTTCCTACGGAAACGAATGGTTCTGGAATGCCTGGCAGA GTACTCATAATCCAAACTATGTAAAGTTTATGGAAGATAACTTTAAGCCCAACTTCACTTACCAAGACTTCGCGGCAGAGTTTACGGCAGAGTTCTACAACCCTGACGAGTGGGCGAGGATGTTCGCTGCGTCTGGTGCTCGCTACACGGTGTTCGTCGCCAAGCATCACGAGGGCTACACCATGTGGCCTTCAACCTTCTCCTGGAACTGGAACTCCGTGGATGTTGGACCCAGGAGGGACTTGTTTG GTGACTTAGCCAAGGCGATCAGGTCCACTGCACCACACATTCATGTGGGTGTGTACCACTCCCTGTTCGAGTGGTACAACCCCCTCTACCTCGAAGATAAGAGCCAACAATACATGTCCAATAACTTTGTTACCAGGAAGACCTTGCCTGAATTGTACGAATTG GTGAACAACTACCACCCTGAGGTGATCTGGTCGGATGGCGACTGGGAGGCTGAAGACTGGTACTGGAACTCGACCATCTTCTTGGCGTGGCTTTTCAATGACTCCCCCGTCAAGGACACCGTCGTTGTCAACGACAGGTGGGGTAAAGGCATTGGCTGCCATCACGGCTCTTTTTATAATTGCGAAGATCGTTATAATCCAG GTGTATTACAGCCACACAAGTGGGAGAATGCCATGACGTTGGACAAGCACTCTTGGGGGTACAGACGAGAAGCTCCGGCCACCGACTATCTCACCATCCACGACCTCCTCACCACCCTGGCCCAGACTATCAGCTGTGGAG GCAACTTGCTTGTGAATGTGGGTCCGACACACGATGGCCGCATCCCGCCCATAATGGAGGAGAGGCTGAGGCAACTGGGCTCCTGGCTCGACATCAATGGTGATGCTGTGTATGACTCGACACCGTGGACACACCAGAACGACAGCGTGACTCCTGGAGTATG GTACACTCAGAAAGGTAACCTAGTCTACAGCATCGTGTTGAGTTGGCCCAAAGGTGACACATTAACCTTAGGCTCGGTCCTCTCCACTTcccagacaagtgttacaatgtTGGGTTATTCTGGCAGCAGGCTTGAG TTTATGGATGGAGCGGATGGACTCAAAGTGACGTTCCCACGGATGTCACAGGTAACCAGCcagtgggtgtgggtgctagccatGTCGGGAGTCACGCCAGCTCAGACATCAGACACCGCTGAATATGAAGCCATTTTACAGCTATTTACTTAA
- the LOC123768977 gene encoding alpha-L-fucosidase, which translates to MDRLVHLVCLLGVVMGGYEPTWDSLDTRPLPPWYDGAKIGIFLHWGVFSVPSFGSEWFWDYWQGAHNRDYVEFMKNNYPPNFTYQDFAPQFTAEFYEPEKWANIFNASGARYVVLTSKHHEGFTNWPSRYSWNWNAMDVGPKRDLLGDLAKAIRTNTPNIHFGLYHSLYEWFNPLYLQDKSNKFHTNNFVKEKTIPELIELVNTYQPEVIWSDGDWEIEDWYWNSTKFLAWLFNDSPVKDTVVVNDRWGRGIPCHHGSYYTCQDRYNPGVLQPHKWENCMTLDRHSWGYRRNAPLADYLTVHDLITELAMTISCGGNILINAGPTHDGRIPPIMEERLRQLGSWLDINGDAVYDSTPWTHQNDSVTPGVWFTSKGEMVYALVLSWPRGNLLTLGSVLPTPETSISILGYHDNGIRRSLQFKFVKKGMQVVFPPMSDMSSQWAWVLAMSKVKPVKQTFPPPTVMSWLTAP; encoded by the exons ATGGACCGCCTGGTACACCTCGTCTGTCTCCTAG GTGTTGTTATGGGGGGCTACGAGCCTACCTGGGACTCCCTGGACACTCGGCCTCTGCCTCCCTGGTATGACGGAGCCAAGATCGGCATCTTCCTCCACTGGGGAGTCTTCTCTGTTCCTTCCTTCGGCTCAGAGTGGTTCTGGGATTACTGGCAAG GAGCTCACAATAGAGATTATGTGGAGTTCATGAAGAACAACTACCCGCCCAACTTCACGTACCAGGACTTCGCTCCTCAGTTCACGGCGGAGTTCTACGAGCCCGAGAAGTGGGCGAATATTTTCAACGCCTCGGGGGCCCGCTACGTGGTCCTCACCAGCAAGCACCACGAAGGCTTCACCAACTGGCCCTCTCGCTACTCCTGGAACTGGAACGCCATGGACGTCGGGCCCAAGAGGGACTTGCTCG GTGATCTGGCCAAGGCCATTAGGACCAACACTCCAAATATCCACTTCGGCTTGTATCACTCCCTTTACGAGTGGTTTAACCCACTATACCTCCAGGATAAGTCCAATAAGTTTCACACCAACAATTTCGTTAAGGAAAAAACCATTCCAGAGCTTATTGAGCTG GTGAACACCTACCAGCCGGAGGTGATCTGGTCAGATGGTGACTGGGAGATTGAAGACTGGTACTGGAACTCCACCAAGTTCCTGGCGTGGCTCTTCAACGACTCCCCCGTCAAGGACACCGTCGTGGTCAACGACAGATGGGGAAGAGGAATTCCTTGCCATCATGGCTCCTACTACACCTGCCAGGACCGCTACAACCCAG GGGTTCTTCAGCCTCACAAGTGGGAGAACTGCATGACTCTGGACAGACACTCTTGGGGCTACCGTCGCAACGCACCACTGGCAGACTACCTCACTGTCCACGACCTCATCACCGAGCTCGCCATGACCATCAGCTGCGGCG GCAACATATTAATCAACGCGGGACCTACACACGACGGCCGCATCCCACCCATCATGGAGGAGAGACTGAGGCAACTGGGCTCCTGGCTTGACATCAATGGTGATGCCGTGTATGATTCAACTCCGTGGACACACCAGAACGACAGTGTCACTCCTGGAGTATG gttCACCAGTAAGGGGGAGATGGTGTACGCCCTGGTGCTGTCGTGGCCCCGAGGCAACCTACTGACTTTGGGCTCCGTCCttcccacaccagagactagcatctccatCCTTGGCTACCATGACAACGGCATTAGACGCAGCCTCCAG TTCAAGTTTGTGAAGAAAGGGATGCAAGTGGTGTTTCCGCCCATGTCTGACATGAGCAGCCAGTGGGCGTGGGTGTTGGCCATGTCAAAAGTGAAGCCTGTCAAACAGACCTTTCCCCCGCCAACTGTCATGTCCTGGCTCACCGCCCCTTAA
- the LOC123768978 gene encoding alpha-L-fucosidase has protein sequence MDRFTHLFCLLGVVMGGYEPTWDSLDTRPLPPWYDGAKIGIFLHWGVFSVPSFGSEWFWYSWKGAHNRDYVEFMKNNYPPNFTYQDFAPQFTAEFYEPEKWANIFEASGARYVVLTSKHHEGFTNWPSRYSWNWNAMDVGPKRDLVGDLAKAIRTKTPNIHFGLYHSLLEWFNPLYLQDKSKKFQTNNFVIEKTIPELYELVNTYQPEVIWSDGDWEIEDWYWNSTKFLAWLFNDSPVKDTVVVNDRWGRGIRCHHGSFYNCDDHYNPGVLQPHKWENCMTLDRGSWGYRRNAPVAAYRTIHDVITELAQTISCGGNILINAGPTHDGRIPPIMEERLRQLGSWLDINGDAVYDSTPWTHQNDSVTPGIWFTSKGETVYALVLSWPRGNLLTLGSVLPTPETSISILGYHDNDIRRSLQFKFVKKGMQVVFPPMSDVNSQWAWVLAMSKVKPVKQTFPPPTVMSWLTAP, from the exons ATGGATCGCTTCACGCACCTCTTCTGTCTCCTCG gtgTTGTTATGGGGGGCTACGAGCCTACCTGGGACTCCCTGGACACTCGGCCACTGCCTCCCTGGTATGACGGAGCCAAGATCGGCATCTTTCTCCACTGGGGCGTCTTCTCTGTTCCTTCCTTCGGCTCAGAGTGGTTCTGGTATAGTTGGAAAG GAGCTCACAATAGAGATTATGTGGAGTTCATGAAGAACAACTACCCGCCCAACTTCACGTACCAGGACTTCGCTCCCCAGTTCACGGCGGAGTTCTACGAGCCCGAGAAGTGGGCGAATATTTTCGAAGCCTCGGGGGCCCGCTACGTGGTCCTCACCAGCAAGCACCACGAAGGCTTCACCAACTGGCCCTCTCGCTACTCCTGGAACTGGAACGCCATGGATGTCGGGCCCAAGAGGGATTTAGTAG GTGATCTGGCCAAAGCCATCAGGACCAAGACTCCGAACATCCACTTCGGCTTGTATCACTCCCTGCTTGAGTGGTTCAACCCACTCTACCTTCAGGATAAGTCCAAGAAGTTTCAGACCAACAATTTCGTGATTGAAAAGACCATTCCAGAGCTTTATGAGTTG GTGAACACCTACCAGCCGGAGGTGATCTGGTCAGATGGTGACTGGGAGATTGAAGACTGGTACTGGAACTCCACCAAGTTCCTGGCGTGGCTCTTCAACGACTCCCCCGTCAAGGACACCGTCGTGGTCAACGACAGATGGGGAAGAGGAATTCGGTGTCATCACGGCTCCTTCTATAACTGCGACGATCACTACAACCCGG GAGTCCTTCAGCCTCACAAGTGGGAGAACTGCATGACTCTGGACCGAGGCTCTTGGGGCTACCGACGCAACGCACCAGTAGCAGCCTATCGCACCATCCACGACGTCATCACAGAGCTCGCACAGACCATCAGCTGCGGCG GCAACATATTAATCAACGCGGGACCTACACACGACGGCCGCATCCCACCCATCATGGAGGAGAGACTGAGGCAACTGGGCTCCTGGCTTGATATCAATGGTGATGCCGTGTATGATTCAACTCCGTGGACACACCAGAACGACAGTGTCACTCCTGGAAtatg gttcaCCAGTAAGGGGGAGACGGTGTACGCCCTGGTGCTGTCGTGGCCCCGaggtaacctactgactttgggcTCCGTCCttcccacaccagagactagcatctccatCCTTGGCTACCATGACAACGACATTAGACGCAGCCTCCAG TTCAAGTTTGTAAAGAAAGGGATGCAAGTGGTGTTTCCGCCCATGTCTGACGTGAACAGCCAGTGGGCGTGGGTGTTGGCCATGTCAAAGGTGAAGCCTGTCAAGCAGACCTTTCCCCCGCCAACTGTCATGTCCTGGCTCACCGCCCCTTAA